Sequence from the Desulfitobacterium chlororespirans DSM 11544 genome:
ACTGGCCCATGGCCTACAGCCAAATGATGATCTTCTTTGCAGACAGGCTGACAGCGTAAGGTCTTGAGGGCGCTGCCCTCAAACTCCCGAGGTTTATCCGCTTGAAGCTTACCGATGAACAAAAAACGGCGGAAGACATCTCCACCGTTCATCGTATAAGCTGCGACAGGCGTTGGGTCGCTCCTCAGCGTGGCCCTAGTTATGCCGCAATAATAGTATTGCCAATTATCTGGATGATTATTCCATTTACACTGAAATAGATTCACACCCATAGGCTAGCTAATCCATTAACCAAAGGATGATGCTGATGATTGACTTGCAGACCTTATTTATCATGACGATATCTGTTCATTTTGTCATTGCCATATCGATGCTAATCTACTGGAAGACCCAAAAAACCTATCCGGGATTCGGCTATTGGGCTATGTCTAATGTAGTTGCCGCAACATTGTATGTTCTCACTGCAGCCAGACCTATCTTACCTGTTTTTGTATCCATAATCGTGGGTAATATCGCAGCCGTACTCGCTATAATGATTCGTTATGAAGGGGTCAGAGCTTTTACCGGCCAAGCCGTTGCGACAAAGAAGAAAAATATAGTATCTTTGCTTACTATTTTCATCATCTTAATTTATTTTACCTATGTGGATGATAACCCCCTAATGCGCCTGCTCTTCCTGACGATCTGGCTTATCTATTATGGAGGATGCATTGCTATTGGTATTCTTAAAGGAGGGACGATCTCTCACAGATTAACACCATGGATTATCTCCATATCCCACGTTTTTTGTGGTATTGTTTTAGTAGTTCGCAATATTGTCTGGTTCTTGGATCCTTCAGCCCGCAACGCTCTTCAACCGGTATTTATTAATATTACGCTTGCTTTTACAGAGCATATCATGGACGTCATCGTGGCGATGGCCTTCCTGATGCTCAATAGCCAGAGATTAGCCCAGGAACTGTTTGAATCCCAAAAGGAATTAGAAGATCTGGCAACAACGGATCCACTGACCGGAATAAGCAATCGTCTCAAACTTAACGAGCTTGGCAATAATGAGATGATACGTTCACGAAGATTAAATCACCCTTTTTCAGTTATTGTCTTTGATATTGACCATTTTAAAGAGGTTAACGATACCTGCGGTCACCCTATCGGTGATAAATTACTTGTTGAACTAACCAAAAAAATCAAAGCAGAGATCCGGGATATTGATTTTTTCGGCCGTCTGGGCGGGGATGAATTCGTATTGCTCTTTCCGGAAACCTCCATTCAAAAATGTCATGCTGTTGCGGAGCGATTGCGTCAAGTTACAAATGATGTTGCCCTGCAATTTGAGGATATAACGGTACATGTAAGTATTAGTCTGGGCATTGCGGAAATGACTCTTGAAGACTCCACTATAGAGGACCTCCTGAAACGTGCCGATGAAAATCTCTATAAGGCCAAACACTCAGGCCGGAATATTACCTTTGGCAAAGATGATTCTTTGGAATTATTATCAAAAATATCTAAAGAAAAGCTGGAAAACTAAGATGTACCGCTATCTTTTATGCAAAAAAATGATATACTATGTATTGTAAAACAACACAAGGGGGCGTTTTAGACTCGCTCGGGGAAGCGGTGGCAAGAGTTGCGCGTCGAGATTCCACCTGGTCTCGTTAAACGGTGGACCTTAATAGTTAACAACGATAATTACGCTCTAGCAGCTTAATTGCTGCTAGCATCCTGCCTTCTTAGCCTACGATGAAGGGTCAGGGTGTCAAATTAGTAGGACCGCTCTAATGACAATTCTCGGAGTCATTAGCTAAGATTATCGAGATAGCCTCGGAAGGATCCTGCCTTCTGGAGCCCATGAGGCGAAGTTTAAAGAGAAGGATACACGCGTAGACGCTTTTGTGGCAGCTCTTCGATACAGGGGTGCAATTCCCCTCGCCTCCACCAATCAAAACCCTCGAATTTTGGTGGAGATACATAATGAAAGCCTTGAGGTACATTAAGTTGTACGACTCAAGGCTTTTTTGCATGTTAGGATGAAATTCTGTTGGTATCCTATTCATATCAGACTCTAAAGGATTTTAGAAAGGATATGCGGAGACGAATTGAAGAGTGACGTTTCTATGTATGGGCGTTTAGCAAAGGAACTTAGCATGTGCAATGGCTCATTGAAGCTAATCTAGAATGCAGAGAAAAAGACTACCTAATAAATAAAACAAAGCAATTTGAAGAAAAGAAGGTTTGGGTTTAGAGTAAAATGGTAAAATTAAATTAGGAGATGGTAATCAAAAATAGGTAAATTGACGCTCAAGGCCGAATTTGACCTGACACGAGCATTAGCCAATCCGTTATAATGTCTATTATCCAATTTAAAAAATATTAGAAGAAAAGATTTCAATCAATGACAATGTTGTGTATACGCCGTAGTTTCTTGAACTTAGGAAGGGAATGAGGTTGATCCCATCGGCCTAAGAGAGATAAATCACCTGATGATGAGTGTGATCCTGAAATAAATAATTGATATGTAAGTCGCAGTTTGCACATCAATTAGCGGATGAGATACATACAGTTTTTGCAAATTGGTTTAACGAAGAAATGGCCGATAACTATGAGAGTTATACCAAAATAGTTAATTTGATATGGGCAAATAAGGAAAAGCCGATTTTTGGATCGTCATAACACCTGTTATAAGATCCAAGAGGAAAACAAAGGCTAAATTGATCTTAAATATAGGAATGGAGGAAATGGTATGACGATATCGGATGAAATAGCATCAGAAGTCCTATCAAAATCTGCAAGGCATTGTTGCGTGTGCAGGAACTTTTTGCCGCTAAAAATTCAGGTGCATCATATTAGAGAGCAAAGTGATGGTGGAACAAATGACTTTGATAATTTAATGCCTATATGTATTCAGTGTCACTCCGATATTCATACAATACCTCATATGACTCGCAAATTTACCGAAAAAGAATTGAAAAAATGTAGAGATAATGTATATGATATGGTAGCTTGTGGTAAGCTACCTGCTACTAAGCCGATGACTAGGAATGAACTTGAAGTAGTATCTTCATTACTTGCATATACTCTTAGGAATAATAAAGATGAAGATAATCTGAGTGATGAGGCAATAGAGCTACTTTCTATTATGCTTTGTGAAAGATCGCCTATATTTATCAGCAAAGTACCAACCATCGGTGAAATATCAAATAGCGATTTATGTGTACTTAGTATCGGAAGTCAGCAGCTATTTCCCAAAGAAAGACAGGTAGGGCAATATCCAAAATCTATCATAGAACTATTAGCTAGAGGGTTAATTCAATCAAAAGGGAATGAACTTGAAATAACTGAAAAGGGTGAAAAACTTGTTTCTAAACTAGTTCAAACTACGGCGACTTATACTCAAAAGAAAGTTAAATGTTTAAAATGTGGTTTGCACTTTATAATCTGTACTTGGGAGAGAGATAGACACGATAGTTCCTCAATTCATTGTCCTGAATGTGGACAAAACGAGAGTCTATTTTTGGTTTGGACACAACAAAAATTTGGCTTTATATTTCAAGATGTTCCCGGCAAATCAACAGTATATGATGTTCCACGGAAATAAAGCAGAAGTTCCTCATCCAAATTATGACGATCATTATTAAGAATGTCAGCTTTTATTAACTGAAATTCCGGATATTTCAATATTTGAATACATATAGCAACAGTTGACGCTGACAACTGTTGCCTATTTTGTTTTATTTTAAGAAAAGAGTTCTTTGATATCCTAAATCTCGCAAAGATTTACCATATACAAACGTAAACCTAGATGACATAAGACTTTGCGCTGCTCCATCCCCAAAGTATATAGTGTTGACATGCTATGAGGGTTTAAAATCCTGAAACACTTGAGACTCTGGTGCTTCAGGATGTATATGATATTTTATTGCGGGATTTAAGTGATATTTAATTGTAGGGTGATATATAATTTGTTGGTATTCTCGGATCTAAATCAAATGGTACAAAGAAAGAAATAACCCCTAATATTTGTAGGAAGTGTTCAATGATTTATGGTATACTATTTCCATAGAATGGGTTTTGGGTGAGGTTGTAGAAAGGATGAGCGGTTGTGTTAGCACAATGCTATAAGATTGAGGATATCAGGGCAATTGTATCCGACGTTGCTAGACAGTATGGTGTGGAACGGGTTGTCCTTTTTGGTTCTTATGCAAGATGTGAGGCTAAACCCGGTAGTGATGTTGATTTACGGATTGATAAAGGTGAAATTAAGGGATTGTTTGAACTGTCAGGGTTTAAGCTGGACCTTGAGGAACGTTTGAATTTATCGGTTGATGTGGTAGAAACGGAAGGATTGAGCGAGAAATTTCTGAAAAGGATTGGGGAGGAGGAGATCCTTTTATATGAGCAATAAGGAGAGAAATATTGATATCTTAGAGAGGATAATCGGATATTGTTCTGAGGTTAAACATACACAATCATTCTTTGAAGATTCTTTTGAAGAGTTCAGTACAAACTCAATTTATAGAAATGCTATATCACTATGCCTTTTGCAGATCGGTGAATTATCTGGTCATCTTTCAGAAGATTTTAAGCAACGATACAATGAGATGCCATGGAAGAATATTAAGGGTTTAAGAAATATTGTGGCTCATCAATACGAAAGTGTTAATACTAGGACTTTATGGGAAA
This genomic interval carries:
- a CDS encoding nucleotidyltransferase family protein; translation: MLAQCYKIEDIRAIVSDVARQYGVERVVLFGSYARCEAKPGSDVDLRIDKGEIKGLFELSGFKLDLEERLNLSVDVVETEGLSEKFLKRIGEEEILLYEQ
- a CDS encoding HepT-like ribonuclease domain-containing protein, whose protein sequence is MSNKERNIDILERIIGYCSEVKHTQSFFEDSFEEFSTNSIYRNAISLCLLQIGELSGHLSEDFKQRYNEMPWKNIKGLRNIVAHQYESVNTRTLWETVTRDIPQLHKYCNGIIENYRILEHDSIEDEDEYE
- a CDS encoding HNH endonuclease — its product is MTISDEIASEVLSKSARHCCVCRNFLPLKIQVHHIREQSDGGTNDFDNLMPICIQCHSDIHTIPHMTRKFTEKELKKCRDNVYDMVACGKLPATKPMTRNELEVVSSLLAYTLRNNKDEDNLSDEAIELLSIMLCERSPIFISKVPTIGEISNSDLCVLSIGSQQLFPKERQVGQYPKSIIELLARGLIQSKGNELEITEKGEKLVSKLVQTTATYTQKKVKCLKCGLHFIICTWERDRHDSSSIHCPECGQNESLFLVWTQQKFGFIFQDVPGKSTVYDVPRK
- a CDS encoding GGDEF domain-containing protein; this translates as MIDLQTLFIMTISVHFVIAISMLIYWKTQKTYPGFGYWAMSNVVAATLYVLTAARPILPVFVSIIVGNIAAVLAIMIRYEGVRAFTGQAVATKKKNIVSLLTIFIILIYFTYVDDNPLMRLLFLTIWLIYYGGCIAIGILKGGTISHRLTPWIISISHVFCGIVLVVRNIVWFLDPSARNALQPVFINITLAFTEHIMDVIVAMAFLMLNSQRLAQELFESQKELEDLATTDPLTGISNRLKLNELGNNEMIRSRRLNHPFSVIVFDIDHFKEVNDTCGHPIGDKLLVELTKKIKAEIRDIDFFGRLGGDEFVLLFPETSIQKCHAVAERLRQVTNDVALQFEDITVHVSISLGIAEMTLEDSTIEDLLKRADENLYKAKHSGRNITFGKDDSLELLSKISKEKLEN